Sequence from the Pseudomonadota bacterium genome:
TGGCGTTAAGATCGACCATTTTCTGCTTAGCAATTTCCTCCACCTGTTCCCGTGTGACTTTAGCCACTTTAACTCTCTTCGGGTCACTGGATCCTTTTGCTATCTTTGCCGCTTTTTTCAAAAGTATTGAAGCAGGCGGCGTTTTTGTAATAAAAGTAAATGATCTGTCCTGATAAACAGTAATAACAACTGGTATTACCATTCCCTCATCATCAGCGGTCCTGGCATTAAAAGCCTTACAAAACTCCATTATATTCACACCATGCTGCCCGAGAGCAGGACCTATAGGTGGAGACGGATTCGCTTTTCCGGCCACAACCTGCAATTTAATCATTGCCATAACCTTTTTTGCCATTTCTTTCTTTTCACTCCTGATGCTATATCTTTGTTACCTGTACGAATTCTAATTCTACCGGGGTCGAGCGTCCGAATATACTGACAAGTACTTTTATCTTCCCCTTCTCCGGGTTAACTTCCTCAACAACACCATTAAAATTCGTAAAAGGTCCGTCTACTACCCTTATTTCAT
This genomic interval carries:
- the rplK gene encoding 50S ribosomal protein L11, which translates into the protein MAKKVMAMIKLQVVAGKANPSPPIGPALGQHGVNIMEFCKAFNARTADDEGMVIPVVITVYQDRSFTFITKTPPASILLKKAAKIAKGSSDPKRVKVAKVTREQVEEIAKQKMVDLNANDTAAAVKIIAGTARSMGIEIG